A region of the Zootoca vivipara chromosome 3, rZooViv1.1, whole genome shotgun sequence genome:
catacAATCATCTTAGCGATTCCACTCCGGATTTGTTTAGTGTTTtaccccttagccttttctcAGGGAGATATTCTTTTTTTATCATAACAATTGTAATCCTGTCAAGTCAGCTTAGAGGTGGCAGGCTTGGGGATTTCTGTCTTTCTCCTcttaacaaccctgcaaggtaggctaagctgagaggCAGAGGCTGAAGATCAAGCATCATGAATCCATATTCAAATAGCAAAGATGCCTCGTGTTGCTTCCTTCAGTTCGGCAGTGGTGGAAGCTGTTTTCTCTTTTATCAAAGTATATTAAGGCCCAGGGAAGATGCTGGATGCCTTATCTGGCATTTATGCAGGATAAGGTGAACAGCTTACTATGCTCTAGTGATTTATTCCCTGAGCGAaccaacagaaacaaaaaaaatagaaTGCAGGCACAGCCAGTTAATAAGATACCCATGGCTGCATCAAGCATGTCTGCCTGCCTTATGTAATGAGGTTGCAGACAGAGAGTCCCGAGTGCTGACACTATACTGAACTAAATCCCAAATACCATTCGTTCATATCTTGAGTCTGAGTGTGCCTCCGTCTTGTCTGCCTCTCTTCATGCCTAGCTACATCAAGTGGAAGTATATGGTGATCTACTCATTGTTCAGATAGGTTAGCTAAGACTTACTGGCTGGTGctactgggagctgtagtccaaagtatTTTCAAAGTATGATGAAGATATCTTCAAGGCACCAGGTTGATGGGTTAGTCCTGTTCCGTGCCTTCAGTGCTTCCCTTCTTGTCACATGGCTTAGGTCAGCTTCTCTGAATTTGGATGTAACACCCACCGCAGGGAGACTTTTCTGCTTGTATCTAAACCTGCCCATTGATTCAGAGAATAAAAAACCTGTGGAAAAATAGAATTTAAAATTGGCCATGGGAATGAAAGGCTGCATCCTTGGGTTATGACACAACTGGTCAACAGTGGCACTTAAGAGACCTGCATCAACAAGAACATTTTTTGCCTCCCAGTTCTACCATCATGGGATTGTGACTGGGGGAAAAATGCAGGAAATGCATCACACTTAAAAGCCCCATTGCCATAAATCAATTGTACTGCATGTGTTCAAAGTAACTTTATCCCACTAACTTGGTTTGCATAGTGTCTTAGCAAACAACTTAGTTGCATCctgattttgttttgttccccctgcccccccaatccCAGATGAAAAAGAGGCAGCAAGACATTGTACGATTTCTGGAAGGCAACAAGATCAACTTTGAAGAGGTGGATATCACCATGTCGGAGGAGCAAAGGCGATGGATGTATAAAAACATTCCTCAAGACAAAAAGCCTGCACAAGGcaacccactcccaccccagaTTTTCAATGATGATCAGTACTGTGGAGTAAGTAACTTTTGAAGCTTCTATCTTTCCCACCTGTTGGCCGTTCTCATCTTTGTGAACTGCATAAGCACCAGTGGTTTTTTCTGACAACTACAGAGTTGACCCCAGCCTTGTGGGGCATGCCTAAACACCCACAATCATTGGACTGAGCCAACATCTTGAAATACCCTTGCACTATTATTTAATGCCAACATAATGTGACGATTCTGTTGATATATCTGAATTCCCAGAATCTGCTTTAATCTCTTTCTAGTTGCTTGACTGTGCTGTCTTTGCAATTAAGTGCAATGAGCACCTGAGCTTTGAAAATTGATAATTGAAAACGGGAGCCTCAGTCTTGTGATGGTGGGGTCATGAGTGATCTAAATCTGATTTACAAAGTATTATTGGTGGTTCAGACTGTCCTTGGAAAGCAGCCAAGCTCTACCCTTTCTTGTTTTATATTCAGTGCAGTCTGTGCTTGACAACCTGATAACTACGGTATTTCTGAAATTATGGGAGCTTTCTTTGCCTTTCTGTATGTTTTCAGATGTTGTGGAGAAGGGTGAAGCAAATCTCTCTGCATATTTTCTCATGGTTGAGCAAGGACTCCGAAGATGGGTTTTTGCTGAAGATTTTTCTGCAGATATAAGAGTAAAAAGGAACACCCCCTCCCCTGTGTTCATCATTTTGCCCCTTCATTTCTCCctgtgcatcatcatcatcatcagtatcAGTTTTAATTTATCACCTGGTTTTCACCCTAGGGTGCCAGGGagggtcacaacaatttaaaatacaacattaaaaacaaattatataattacagtggtgtgtgtgtgtgtgtgtgtgtgtgtgtgtgtgtgtgtgtgcatgattaAGAGAGACATAAAAGCATGCTCTGATGCATGCTTTGAACACTGAACTCAAAGGTGATAGTTTTACCTTTTAAAGCATGTCACTATTCTATGTATTTATGcagttcctacacacacacacacaaaatctgcaAGGCATGATTGATAAATCCTTTCAAAGTGGCTTAATGATCTGTCTCTTCTGGCAGACAGCCATGGTAATTTAGTTAATGCAAGGAGATGCAAAACTATACTTCATTTATCAGGGATGCTTCCTGGGTGACATTTTAAAGACAGCAGGTGTACTCTCAAGTCACCCGCAAATGTGTGTAAATGTGATGTGAAAATGTAAACACTCAGCACAATAAGCCGGGTTTCTGTATTAGGGGAGGACC
Encoded here:
- the SH3BGRL2 gene encoding SH3 domain-binding glutamic acid-rich-like protein 2 encodes the protein MVLRVFVASLSGSVTMKKRQQDIVRFLEGNKINFEEVDITMSEEQRRWMYKNIPQDKKPAQGNPLPPQIFNDDQYCGDYDSFFEAKESNTVFTFLGLKPNLASKESEP